From the genome of Helicobacter canis, one region includes:
- a CDS encoding uracil-DNA glycosylase family protein, whose protein sequence is MINLHDTHTDAARKRQLYELYLARACGVEFVQPAKVSHTHNPISPHNPIKFSDDLSQRIIHCKLCGRSKRGSPELGYIQAKSPVIFVVEYAMSENGRLVDSKASQMLANIAHKVFGVAHFSVLSLLKCASHPASPQDIELCAPYLTSQLEAMPPACVVLFGEMVLESLLALDTSHKGALLEAFGKKTIATHSIAALLRNPSLKKDSLEHFRLLQSFIPR, encoded by the coding sequence ATGATAAACTTACACGATACACACACAGACGCCGCACGCAAACGCCAGCTTTATGAGCTATATCTCGCTAGGGCTTGTGGGGTGGAGTTTGTCCAGCCAGCTAAAGTCTCTCACACGCACAATCCCATATCCCCCCACAATCCCATAAAATTTAGCGATGATCTCTCTCAAAGGATTATACACTGCAAGCTTTGTGGGCGCAGTAAGCGAGGAAGCCCAGAGCTAGGCTATATCCAAGCTAAATCCCCTGTGATCTTTGTCGTAGAATATGCGATGAGTGAAAATGGCAGGCTAGTGGATTCTAAAGCATCGCAAATGCTTGCTAATATCGCGCATAAGGTCTTTGGCGTGGCGCACTTTAGCGTGCTATCTCTGCTCAAATGCGCCTCCCACCCAGCCAGCCCGCAAGATATAGAGCTATGCGCTCCATATCTCACAAGCCAGCTAGAGGCAATGCCCCCTGCTTGTGTCGTGCTTTTTGGCGAGATGGTGCTAGAATCCTTGCTCGCCCTAGATACCAGCCATAAGGGCGCGCTGCTTGAAGCCTTTGGCAAAAAGACTATCGCCACGCACTCTATCGCCGCTCTCTTGCGCAACCCAAGCTTGAAAAAAGACTCCCTAGAGCATTTCCGCCTGCTTCAAAGCTTCATACCCAGATAG